The Pseudomonas sp. KU26590 genomic sequence TTGCAGAAAGCCGGTTTCCACGTCGACATCTACGAGCAGTCCCCCGCGTTTTCACGCATCGGTGCCGGGATCCACATGGGCCCGAACATCATGAAAATCTTCCGCCGCATGGGCATCGAGCAACAGCTGAGCGACATGGGTTCGCACCCGGATTTCTGGTTCAGCCGCGACGGTGCGACCGGCGACTACCTGTCGCGCATCGCCCTGGGCGAGTTCTCCCTCAAGGAATACGGCGCGGCCTACATCACCGTGCACCGCGGTGATCTGCACGCGCTGCAAATGTCGACACTGGCGCCGGGCAGCGTGCACTTCAGCAAATGCCTGACCACCCTTGAAGAGCGCGACAACGGCGTGCGCCTGAACTTTGCCGACGGCACCCACGCCGATGCGGACATCGTGATCGGCGCCGACGGCATCAACTCGAAGATTCGTGAAGAGCTGCTGGGCCAGGAAAAACCCCTGTACAGCGGCTGGGTCGCCCACCGCGCGCTGATCCCCAGCGAGGTGCTGAGCAAGTACAACCTGAATTTCGAGAACTGCGTGAAGTGGTGGAGCGAGGACCGTCACATGATGGTTTATCACACCACCGGCAAGCGCGATGAGTACTACTACGTCACCGGCGTGCCCCATGCGGCGTGGGATTTCGAGGGCAGTTGGGTCGACAGCAGCCGGGACGAAATGTACGAAGCTTTCGCCGGCTACCACCCCACCGTGCAGGCCCTGATCGAGTCCACCGAGAGCGTGACCAAGTGGCCGCTGCTCAACCGTAATCCGCTGCCGTTGTGGAGTCGCGGCCGCCTTGTTTTGCTCGGCGATGCCTGCCACCCGATGAAGCCGCACATGGCCCAGGGCGCCGGCATGGCCATTGAAGACGCCGCGATGCTCACCCGCTGCCTGCAGGAAACCGGCCTCACCGATTACCGCACCGCGTTCCAGCTGTACGAAGCCAATCGCAAGGAGCGCGCGTCTCGCGTGCAAGCGGTTTCCAACGCCAACACCTGGCTACGCACCCAGGAAGATCCGGCCTGGGTTTACGGTTATGACCTCTACGGCCAGGAGCTGAAATCGGGGGTGGCCGCGTGAGCACATTCATTCACGGCGGCAACGTCCAGGCCAACGGCATCCGTCAGCATTACCTGCGCTACGGCGG encodes the following:
- a CDS encoding FAD-dependent monooxygenase, producing the protein MPTTQKIAIVGSGLGGAAAATLLQKAGFHVDIYEQSPAFSRIGAGIHMGPNIMKIFRRMGIEQQLSDMGSHPDFWFSRDGATGDYLSRIALGEFSLKEYGAAYITVHRGDLHALQMSTLAPGSVHFSKCLTTLEERDNGVRLNFADGTHADADIVIGADGINSKIREELLGQEKPLYSGWVAHRALIPSEVLSKYNLNFENCVKWWSEDRHMMVYHTTGKRDEYYYVTGVPHAAWDFEGSWVDSSRDEMYEAFAGYHPTVQALIESTESVTKWPLLNRNPLPLWSRGRLVLLGDACHPMKPHMAQGAGMAIEDAAMLTRCLQETGLTDYRTAFQLYEANRKERASRVQAVSNANTWLRTQEDPAWVYGYDLYGQELKSGVAA